In one window of Leptospira sp. WS92.C1 DNA:
- a CDS encoding EVE domain-containing protein: MNYWLFKTEPDTFSIDDLDSSPSHTAPWEGVRNYQARNFLRDSIKKGDLVLFYHSRVKPLCIVGIAEVVKSGYPDHFSFDPSHKYFDPKSNPEKPTWYMVDVKLKKRFPEPVTVEEMKKHKPLKNMVLLQKGSRLSVQPVSPAEFQFILGLAGVKL; this comes from the coding sequence ATGAATTACTGGTTATTCAAAACAGAGCCTGATACTTTTTCGATAGACGATCTCGATTCCTCTCCTTCCCATACGGCGCCTTGGGAAGGGGTGAGAAATTATCAGGCGCGCAATTTCTTGCGTGACAGTATTAAAAAAGGGGATTTAGTTCTTTTTTACCATAGTAGGGTTAAACCCCTTTGTATCGTGGGGATCGCTGAAGTGGTAAAATCCGGATATCCGGATCATTTCTCGTTTGATCCTTCTCATAAATACTTCGATCCGAAAAGTAACCCTGAGAAACCCACTTGGTATATGGTGGATGTTAAACTAAAGAAAAGATTCCCTGAACCTGTTACGGTGGAAGAAATGAAAAAGCACAAACCTCTCAAAAACATGGTGCTTCTACAGAAAGGATCCCGTCTTTCTGTTCAGCCGGTTTCTCCCGCAGAGTTTCAGTTCATTCTGGGACTTGCGGGTGTGAAACTTTGA
- a CDS encoding PilZ domain-containing protein, producing MAGTKSLFDDSFEYRDPAIQKRKNARVKINLEAEMSIKGKQERHPVTILDIGTGGVALDSRLTMFEGDRIHLHTKINGKDLTLEAEIIRSSGKKANSIFVNIADEHRDEIQELIHKKFFEKEKKLN from the coding sequence ATGGCAGGCACAAAGTCCTTATTCGACGACTCTTTCGAGTATAGAGATCCCGCGATTCAAAAAAGAAAGAACGCCAGAGTCAAGATCAATCTAGAAGCCGAGATGTCCATAAAAGGCAAACAAGAAAGACATCCGGTCACCATTCTCGATATAGGAACCGGAGGAGTTGCACTGGATTCTCGATTGACGATGTTTGAAGGAGATCGAATTCATCTTCATACGAAAATTAACGGAAAAGATCTTACATTGGAAGCGGAAATCATTCGTTCTTCCGGAAAAAAGGCCAATAGTATTTTCGTAAATATCGCCGATGAACACAGAGACGAGATCCAAGAACTCATTCACAAAAAGTTTTTTGAAAAAGAAAAAAAACTAAACTAA
- a CDS encoding class I SAM-dependent methyltransferase has product MDQKLVSPKESLYARLFARFYDRFMNRIETTTLFERRKQLIRPLKGKVLEIGSGTGINFPLYGSEADVLAIEPSSAMMDKAKEKITSFQSNSDHGTIRTELLGIGDPALESLVPPKSMDAVIFTLVLCTIPDPESAIRFAKSRLKKGGKVLILEHVRASSRAGRYLQNIINPLWTKFAQGCNLNRDPESILKSEGFRTVTEEHFQNTLPFYYAIYELI; this is encoded by the coding sequence ATGGATCAAAAATTAGTATCTCCCAAAGAAAGTCTGTATGCGAGACTGTTCGCGCGTTTTTACGATCGTTTTATGAACCGGATTGAAACAACAACCTTATTTGAAAGGAGAAAACAACTGATCCGACCTTTAAAAGGAAAAGTTCTAGAAATCGGAAGCGGAACCGGAATCAACTTTCCTCTTTATGGATCGGAGGCAGACGTCCTCGCAATCGAGCCTTCCTCAGCCATGATGGATAAAGCAAAGGAAAAAATTACATCGTTTCAATCCAATTCCGATCACGGGACAATTCGGACCGAGCTTTTAGGAATCGGAGATCCCGCATTGGAATCCCTCGTTCCGCCCAAAAGTATGGATGCCGTCATTTTTACTTTGGTTTTGTGTACGATTCCGGATCCGGAATCCGCGATCCGATTTGCAAAGTCCAGATTGAAAAAGGGAGGCAAGGTTCTGATTCTGGAACACGTAAGGGCATCGTCCAGAGCCGGAAGATATTTACAAAACATTATAAATCCATTATGGACAAAGTTCGCGCAAGGATGCAATCTCAATCGGGATCCGGAATCGATTTTAAAATCCGAAGGATTTCGCACAGTCACAGAAGAACATTTTCAAAATACATTACCTTTTTATTATGCCATTTATGAACTGATTTAA
- a CDS encoding polyamine aminopropyltransferase: MQTALYISVLIISSCGLVYELLAGTIASYLLGETVTQFSLIIGTYLFSMGVGSWLSKYVEKDLIPKFLEIELAIGLVGGFSAAILYLSFGQIRFFQIPLFLLVILVGILVGLEIPVLLRILKKELQFKELVSRVLSLDYVGALLASILFPIVFAPKLGLIRTSFLFGILNAGVALWGTWALPLKYSRMILLRAQSVIVLSLLILGFSFSDLITYYSEETLYTDEIILSKQSQFQRIIVTRWKNEIRLFLNGHLQFSSRDEYRYHETLVHPSILAHPYPKNVLVLGGGDGLAVREILKHEKIESVTLVDLDPAVTGLFTDHPVLKELNQGSLKNPKVKVINTDAFVWLEESDQIFDVVIIDFPDPSNFSLGKLYTTAFFHVLKRRMNESSVLEIQSTSPLFARSSYWCIERTISSLGFKTTPLHVYVPSFGEWGFVVASQRPIRFKKEFPEHLKFLNEEELKSIQAFPQDMSRIPVEINRLDNQALVRYYDREWNRILD; this comes from the coding sequence TTGCAAACTGCTCTTTATATTTCCGTACTCATTATTTCCTCCTGCGGTCTCGTCTATGAGCTGTTAGCTGGAACCATTGCTTCCTATCTTCTCGGAGAAACGGTAACTCAATTTTCGCTCATCATCGGGACTTATCTTTTTTCAATGGGAGTCGGATCCTGGTTATCCAAATATGTAGAAAAAGATCTGATTCCAAAATTTTTAGAGATAGAATTGGCGATCGGACTCGTAGGTGGCTTTAGCGCGGCGATTCTTTATTTAAGTTTCGGACAGATTCGATTCTTCCAGATTCCTTTGTTTTTATTGGTGATCCTCGTCGGAATTTTAGTCGGTCTCGAGATTCCGGTCCTGCTTAGAATTCTCAAAAAAGAGCTTCAATTTAAGGAACTTGTATCCAGAGTTTTGAGTTTGGATTACGTGGGGGCTTTGCTTGCGTCGATTTTGTTTCCAATTGTATTTGCCCCTAAATTGGGGTTGATTCGAACCAGCTTTCTTTTCGGAATTTTGAACGCTGGGGTCGCACTTTGGGGAACCTGGGCTTTGCCGCTAAAATATTCTCGAATGATTTTACTCAGGGCCCAATCCGTGATCGTTCTTTCTCTTTTGATCCTTGGGTTTTCATTTTCGGATTTGATCACCTATTATAGCGAAGAAACCCTTTATACGGATGAGATCATTTTATCAAAACAATCGCAGTTCCAGAGAATCATAGTCACTCGCTGGAAAAATGAAATTCGACTTTTTTTAAACGGACACTTACAATTTTCATCCAGAGACGAATATCGATATCACGAAACGCTGGTTCATCCTTCCATCCTCGCTCATCCGTATCCAAAAAATGTCCTGGTTCTTGGGGGAGGAGACGGACTTGCGGTTCGGGAAATTCTCAAACACGAAAAAATAGAATCCGTCACCTTAGTGGATCTGGATCCTGCGGTAACCGGTTTGTTTACGGATCACCCCGTTCTCAAAGAACTCAATCAAGGGAGTTTAAAAAATCCGAAAGTAAAAGTGATCAATACGGACGCGTTTGTTTGGTTGGAGGAATCGGACCAAATCTTTGATGTGGTGATCATTGATTTTCCGGATCCGAGCAACTTTTCTTTGGGTAAACTTTACACTACGGCGTTCTTTCACGTTCTCAAAAGAAGAATGAACGAAAGTTCCGTTTTGGAAATTCAATCCACTTCTCCGTTATTTGCTCGTTCTTCGTATTGGTGTATCGAACGAACCATCTCTTCTTTGGGATTTAAAACGACACCCTTACACGTCTATGTTCCTTCCTTCGGAGAATGGGGTTTTGTTGTTGCAAGTCAAAGGCCGATTCGATTTAAAAAAGAATTTCCGGAGCATCTCAAATTTTTAAACGAAGAAGAACTCAAATCGATTCAAGCGTTTCCACAAGATATGTCTCGAATTCCCGTAGAAATCAATCGTCTTGATAACCAAGCCTTGGTTCGCTACTATGATCGAGAATGGAATCGGATTTTGGACTGA
- a CDS encoding 7TM diverse intracellular signaling domain-containing protein — translation MKGKFLGTKLQLLEDPKNEIGLQDFSNPNFHPEWVQMGKDSLSIGFTRSSFWIRINVRLDKDEIHSIPWFLELANPASEEFKLYKRISNFPIRYQEIKDEQRMSYFHPVYRLVSQNGNIEEYLIHVSTRRSLIFNFKAWTAPEFIASVQIQNLLFGLFFGAIFVMLVYNGFVLFTVKEAGYLFYVLYLLFFSLWQLSVTGVGKQYLYNSSLKLWNDLLVPFAYLAIVFSIQFTRSFLHTGRKTKIMDWILISFMVPGILGALFSFSPMFYFWNMQALTLFPIFTSVVVIYAGIDRYRQGYRPARYFLLAWSVLVVFILITVLRNLSILPSNLFTNWGSLIGSLFEMTLLSFALADRFKSLQAESLQTSIDAYENQIKLSEIEQELKIARELQESILPDKLPKVEGIELSVRMECASSVGGDFYDFHDYGDGRLGVFISDVSGHGIPAAIIASMVKLAFSIEVRKAAEPADLLKNVNRALMGKYGKHFITAAYLIIDIPNGVITYSNAGHPPIAILNHDKKEFREIFLPGWIMGLDGNLKNGQLLIPIKQEDRIILFTDGVTEARNKFGQLFGYQRFYDLLKSNSGVSGSMLNQLVFNTVKSWSGRGDQFEDDITLMILDLNGKAERQGEVGKPPVQKISRAGN, via the coding sequence ATGAAAGGGAAGTTTTTAGGAACTAAACTTCAGCTTTTGGAGGATCCTAAAAATGAAATCGGTCTCCAGGATTTTTCAAATCCGAACTTTCATCCGGAATGGGTCCAAATGGGTAAGGACTCGTTGTCCATAGGATTTACAAGATCTTCGTTTTGGATTCGAATAAACGTTCGTTTGGATAAGGATGAAATTCATTCTATTCCTTGGTTTTTAGAATTGGCGAATCCGGCTTCCGAAGAATTTAAACTTTATAAAAGAATTTCTAATTTTCCGATTCGATATCAGGAAATTAAAGACGAACAAAGGATGAGTTATTTTCATCCGGTCTACCGCCTTGTTTCTCAGAACGGCAATATCGAAGAATATTTGATTCACGTATCCACACGCAGGTCCTTAATCTTCAATTTTAAGGCTTGGACCGCACCCGAATTTATAGCCAGTGTTCAGATTCAGAATCTTTTATTCGGATTATTTTTCGGCGCGATTTTTGTGATGCTTGTATATAACGGTTTTGTGTTATTTACCGTTAAAGAAGCGGGATATTTGTTTTACGTTTTATATCTTTTGTTTTTCAGTTTATGGCAGTTGTCCGTTACCGGGGTTGGTAAACAGTATCTTTATAATTCTTCTTTAAAACTCTGGAACGATCTTCTTGTTCCGTTCGCTTATTTGGCGATCGTATTTTCGATTCAGTTTACGAGATCCTTTTTACACACCGGCAGAAAGACCAAGATCATGGATTGGATTTTGATTTCATTTATGGTTCCGGGAATACTCGGCGCCTTATTTTCTTTTTCTCCGATGTTCTATTTTTGGAATATGCAAGCTCTGACCCTATTTCCGATTTTTACTTCGGTAGTGGTTATCTATGCGGGAATCGATCGTTATAGACAAGGATACCGGCCGGCTCGTTATTTTCTTTTGGCTTGGTCAGTTCTTGTTGTCTTTATCCTAATCACGGTTTTAAGAAATTTATCGATTTTACCGAGTAATCTTTTTACGAATTGGGGATCTTTGATCGGATCCTTATTCGAAATGACTCTTCTTTCCTTTGCTCTCGCTGATCGTTTTAAATCTTTGCAAGCGGAAAGTCTCCAAACCAGTATCGATGCATATGAAAATCAGATTAAACTTTCGGAGATCGAACAAGAACTCAAAATTGCGAGAGAACTTCAGGAGTCGATTCTTCCGGATAAACTTCCCAAGGTTGAGGGAATCGAACTTTCAGTCAGAATGGAATGTGCAAGCTCGGTCGGCGGAGATTTTTATGATTTTCACGATTACGGGGACGGAAGGTTAGGCGTTTTTATCAGCGATGTTTCCGGACATGGGATTCCCGCCGCGATCATCGCTTCGATGGTTAAACTTGCGTTTTCGATCGAAGTAAGAAAAGCGGCCGAACCTGCTGATCTTTTAAAAAACGTGAACCGCGCTTTGATGGGAAAATACGGAAAACATTTTATCACGGCTGCTTATTTGATAATCGATATTCCCAATGGTGTCATAACGTATTCCAACGCGGGTCATCCTCCGATTGCGATTTTAAACCATGATAAAAAGGAATTTAGAGAAATCTTTCTTCCGGGTTGGATCATGGGTCTGGATGGAAATCTTAAAAACGGTCAGCTTCTTATTCCGATCAAACAAGAAGATCGGATCATTCTTTTTACTGACGGCGTTACCGAAGCTCGGAATAAGTTTGGTCAGTTGTTCGGTTATCAAAGATTTTATGATCTTCTCAAATCCAACTCGGGTGTTTCGGGAAGTATGTTAAATCAGCTCGTATTCAATACGGTCAAATCTTGGTCCGGTCGAGGGGATCAATTTGAAGACGATATAACGCTGATGATTTTAGATTTGAACGGAAAGGCAGAAAGACAAGGCGAAGTTGGCAAACCGCCGGTTCAAAAAATTTCCCGAGCGGGAAATTGA
- a CDS encoding NRDE family protein encodes MCTAIIYRNPDRNIFGLGFNRDESVKRKPSFSPQKIGTGPVFAIAPLDGDYGGTWIGVNSSKEIFCLLNFYEANLKLLKNPTSRGLLVRSCLLNETKPERLIDKNLADFYPFKLVRITLKKTEMFVWDGESFSAFENQEGFQIFGSSFTQGPKAQISREAVFQKYFLPASLPDSNEFLDLSKSFLTSHIPEKGPLSSCMHRKDAHTVSKTEIVMKENLLTITYQDGQPCESPDPIVLNLTLTNFSVL; translated from the coding sequence ATGTGTACGGCAATCATTTATAGAAATCCGGATCGGAACATTTTCGGTTTAGGTTTTAACAGAGACGAATCGGTAAAAAGAAAACCTTCTTTTTCTCCTCAAAAAATCGGAACCGGTCCGGTTTTTGCGATTGCTCCTTTGGACGGAGACTATGGAGGAACCTGGATCGGCGTAAATTCCTCTAAAGAAATTTTTTGTCTTTTGAACTTTTACGAAGCGAATCTAAAATTATTGAAAAATCCCACTAGCCGAGGATTGCTTGTCCGCTCCTGTTTATTAAACGAAACCAAGCCGGAGCGATTGATTGATAAAAATCTCGCCGACTTTTATCCTTTCAAACTCGTACGAATCACATTGAAAAAAACGGAAATGTTCGTATGGGATGGCGAAAGTTTTTCTGCTTTTGAAAATCAAGAGGGGTTTCAAATTTTCGGAAGTTCATTTACGCAGGGACCCAAGGCTCAAATTTCTAGGGAGGCGGTCTTTCAAAAATATTTTTTGCCCGCGTCCTTACCCGATTCGAACGAGTTTTTAGACTTATCAAAAAGCTTCCTGACATCTCATATCCCTGAAAAGGGACCGCTTTCTTCATGCATGCATAGAAAGGACGCACACACAGTTTCAAAAACCGAAATCGTAATGAAAGAGAATTTGTTAACCATCACATACCAAGACGGACAACCTTGCGAATCGCCGGACCCGATTGTTCTTAATTTGACTTTGACGAATTTTTCAGTCCTCTGA
- a CDS encoding IS4 family transposase: MITKHWSSTLETDLDWIEEEFLSLSLGDKRLNKRLKKIIGSMCNQTGSSLPDVFGNWSGTKAAYRFFSNPKVSPDEIIAPHSRATKKRLEKQETILVLSDTTEIYYRNRNRIEGLGPMNSNLDQGLLLHPSIAFTTDGIPLGILDFKMWARLKLGSKHLPRDVRKRTPIENKESIKWIQGYRTTCEFSKESDAKYIFICDREADIFELFQEHIEVGENAPDLLIRAVYDRKIEGGDYSWSYLETLEPVDIYTISVPRKKGKKARDAKIELRFEKLSIKPPRYKKLENIDMYAVSATEIDGSEDETIQWKFLTTIPIRTSEDAKNVISYYKSRWGIEVYFKILKSGCAIESTQFKFGDRFKACIAISAIVSRRVMMLTFLGRNVHGLKASIMFEPFEWKGAYCRLYETPQPPKQEPDLGTVLEWIAKLGGHLGRKSDSPPGPLTIFKGLMRVIDLGFMFKLLTQD, translated from the coding sequence ATGATCACTAAACATTGGAGTAGTACGCTCGAAACGGATTTAGATTGGATTGAAGAAGAATTTCTGTCTCTTAGCTTGGGGGACAAGAGACTTAATAAACGATTAAAGAAAATTATCGGATCGATGTGTAACCAAACGGGCTCAAGCCTACCTGATGTTTTTGGTAATTGGTCGGGAACAAAAGCCGCCTATCGTTTTTTCTCGAACCCGAAAGTATCTCCGGATGAAATTATTGCTCCACATTCCAGAGCGACTAAAAAGCGTCTTGAAAAACAAGAAACGATTTTGGTGTTAAGCGACACAACGGAAATTTATTATCGAAATAGAAACCGAATCGAAGGTTTAGGGCCGATGAATTCCAACTTGGATCAGGGGCTTCTTTTACATCCTTCAATTGCATTTACCACAGACGGAATCCCTTTAGGAATTTTAGATTTTAAAATGTGGGCTCGCTTGAAATTAGGCTCTAAACATTTACCAAGAGATGTAAGAAAGAGAACTCCTATTGAAAATAAGGAAAGTATAAAGTGGATTCAAGGCTACAGAACAACATGCGAATTTTCTAAAGAATCCGATGCAAAATACATATTCATCTGTGATAGAGAAGCAGATATTTTCGAACTATTTCAGGAACATATAGAGGTAGGAGAAAACGCTCCAGATCTGCTTATACGTGCGGTTTATGACAGAAAGATCGAGGGCGGTGATTATTCTTGGTCCTATCTTGAAACCTTAGAGCCGGTTGATATATATACAATCTCTGTTCCAAGAAAGAAAGGAAAGAAAGCAAGAGACGCTAAAATCGAGCTTCGATTTGAAAAATTATCAATAAAGCCCCCTCGATATAAAAAATTGGAAAATATAGATATGTATGCGGTATCCGCAACTGAGATTGACGGATCAGAAGACGAAACAATTCAGTGGAAATTTTTAACAACAATTCCAATTAGAACTTCTGAAGATGCGAAGAACGTAATCTCTTACTATAAAAGTCGTTGGGGAATCGAAGTCTATTTCAAGATATTAAAATCTGGATGTGCAATCGAATCCACTCAATTCAAATTTGGCGATCGATTCAAGGCTTGTATTGCCATTAGCGCAATCGTCTCTAGGCGCGTAATGATGTTAACATTCTTAGGAAGGAATGTCCACGGATTAAAAGCTTCCATCATGTTTGAACCATTTGAATGGAAAGGCGCTTACTGCCGACTTTACGAAACTCCTCAACCACCAAAACAAGAACCTGATTTAGGCACTGTTTTAGAATGGATTGCAAAGTTAGGCGGACACTTAGGGCGGAAATCAGACTCACCGCCTGGACCTCTCACAATATTCAAAGGATTAATGAGAGTTATAGATCTCGGATTTATGTTTAAATTACTCACGCAGGATTAA
- a CDS encoding OmpA family protein, with product MRIRFLFITTSPLFLSLSLHANSFLKTNSDAFSPNWDGKNDVIEFRISKSALPRLSDWELVIKNGTDDIVKTFRADHRRKRGFSLIPFLQDESKLAPIEIVVPDTIFWTGDDKNGFLLPDGEYKYRLRLITENKENLLSEEKSIVLDSRPPSSEINAKVRVLFLNGDKTSSKINISQKISGDFGDTFIGEFLDSEGRIVKSYSWRFKEVPFNFNWDGTDFANKQLPNGIYSYRLVGTDKGKNESVSILSDLTIANEPIGVNLFADSKLYSYSPGSIKNSVRFSFFISPKIKSDSYEVEIFQKKGNEERSIYRFRDTGEPIGEWKWDLRDQSGSLVSPGTYYHRLTVHSRYERYLSIPSSFQVSKEFFDLGVSVSSGEFTPDNDGKNDLLKLTLSAKGIPIQSWEITLYEIPPYTSLKRKIKTWSGSGQPAEEILWEGLDETGVRAGSLSEFYFEWKYSDILGRESSNQGANFKTGILVIEENKSLRISIPESQVEARWWSLPGKIRSTLAAFPGYKIELQSHSSHQGDEEVNQVSTEERARVALDYFFSKTVPFGRIRFRGYGETLPLIPGSGKYEADKNQRIDFYLSQ from the coding sequence ATGCGGATCCGTTTTCTTTTTATTACGACGTCGCCTTTATTCTTATCCCTATCTCTCCATGCAAATTCATTTCTAAAAACGAATTCGGATGCGTTCTCTCCCAATTGGGACGGAAAAAACGACGTGATCGAATTTAGAATCTCGAAGTCCGCGCTTCCTCGTTTGTCGGATTGGGAGCTGGTGATCAAGAACGGGACGGATGACATCGTTAAGACGTTTCGCGCGGATCATAGACGGAAAAGAGGCTTTTCCCTAATACCGTTTTTGCAAGATGAATCCAAATTGGCTCCGATTGAAATCGTAGTTCCGGATACGATTTTTTGGACCGGAGATGATAAAAACGGATTTCTACTTCCGGACGGAGAATATAAATACAGACTGAGATTGATTACGGAAAATAAAGAAAATCTTTTATCCGAAGAAAAATCGATCGTGTTGGATTCTCGTCCTCCGAGCTCGGAAATCAATGCAAAGGTTCGAGTTCTGTTTTTAAACGGAGACAAAACTTCCTCCAAGATCAACATTTCTCAAAAAATTTCCGGAGATTTCGGAGATACGTTTATCGGGGAATTTTTAGATTCGGAAGGAAGGATCGTAAAATCATACTCTTGGAGATTCAAAGAAGTTCCTTTCAACTTTAACTGGGACGGGACCGACTTTGCAAACAAACAACTTCCAAACGGAATCTATTCTTATCGTTTAGTCGGAACCGATAAAGGCAAAAACGAATCCGTCTCGATTTTATCCGATCTTACGATTGCAAACGAACCCATCGGTGTGAACCTTTTTGCGGATTCCAAACTCTATTCTTATTCGCCGGGAAGTATAAAAAATTCGGTTCGTTTTTCGTTTTTTATTTCTCCTAAGATCAAATCGGATTCTTATGAAGTTGAAATTTTTCAAAAAAAAGGAAACGAAGAAAGGTCGATCTATCGTTTTCGAGACACAGGAGAGCCTATCGGAGAATGGAAATGGGATTTGAGGGATCAATCCGGAAGTTTGGTTTCTCCCGGAACTTATTATCATCGACTTACGGTTCATAGCCGTTATGAACGTTATCTGTCCATTCCTTCCTCTTTTCAGGTTTCAAAAGAATTCTTTGATCTCGGAGTATCCGTTTCTTCCGGGGAATTTACACCTGATAACGACGGGAAAAACGACCTTCTCAAACTAACCCTTTCCGCAAAAGGAATCCCGATTCAATCCTGGGAAATTACGTTATACGAAATACCTCCTTATACTTCTCTCAAACGTAAAATTAAAACCTGGTCCGGATCGGGTCAACCCGCAGAGGAAATTCTCTGGGAAGGGTTGGACGAAACGGGCGTTCGAGCGGGATCCTTGAGTGAGTTTTATTTCGAGTGGAAATATTCGGATATCTTGGGAAGAGAATCCAGCAACCAGGGCGCTAACTTTAAAACCGGAATCCTCGTCATAGAAGAAAATAAATCGCTTAGAATTTCGATCCCGGAATCCCAGGTGGAGGCACGATGGTGGAGCCTACCCGGAAAAATCCGCTCCACGTTAGCCGCCTTTCCCGGTTATAAAATCGAATTACAGTCTCATTCCTCTCACCAAGGAGACGAAGAAGTCAATCAAGTCAGCACGGAAGAAAGGGCAAGGGTTGCACTGGATTATTTTTTTTCAAAAACCGTTCCTTTTGGCAGAATTCGTTTTCGAGGTTACGGAGAAACTCTTCCTTTGATCCCCGGATCGGGAAAATACGAAGCCGATAAAAATCAGAGAATCGATTTTTATCTCTCGCAGTGA
- a CDS encoding DUF4178 domain-containing protein produces MLELSCPNCGAPIPFQSKASIYGVCPNCKTLTLQKNQTLESLGKAGELVPDLSPIQIGTSGKTKDGIGFQVVGRIQQRYSLGTWNEWHAISHDGTSIWLAEAQGQFMITQLKPTSQDEIFPEHDAIQNLDSPPDVYFISSRTSKQPLRAGDTLDIDKETWMIREIGVATCVAGEGELPVGFRTGTTSVLLDLANDQGWFATLDYSHFPPLYFRGMIYNFDQIQFINLRDPKAFIGFQKVEQAKAIQCLGCGASLSQRSPDFSKSVGCEYCGTVMDTSKDELKILSKFQEVIKDKVFLPPGTKLALKGKECEVLGVVKKSVHADGQIFPWTEYLLHFTGGYYWLNETNGHWTIFEPVPFIPRTIPGSYPPKKNFQKEEYKLFNSSNARTDFAFGEFYYKIHAGDSAELADFIAPPKMLSSEKTKNEIFWSIGEYVTVDDLKKSIQGEVELPAPEGIGAAQPNPFTKLRKRNVKIATWLSAIMLVIQIGFCMNSQDKEVFSKEYSYVRNPVPGGTTDFSFVTETFRMEGNSRQNVQIKINVPALSNHYIYYSLALINTQTDIAYDTGLEVSYYEGVDDGESWTEGDRSADVIIGEVPPGEYYLRIESESDFQRGKGTDTTLSIRRDVDQSMYYFLFLIMIWLPVPYSLFRSFSFETSRNENSDFAPSSSSDSDDDDSSYSED; encoded by the coding sequence GTGTTAGAACTGAGTTGCCCCAACTGCGGCGCCCCCATACCGTTTCAAAGTAAGGCTTCGATTTACGGAGTCTGTCCGAATTGTAAGACTCTGACCCTTCAAAAAAACCAAACCCTCGAAAGTCTCGGGAAGGCCGGAGAGCTTGTTCCGGATCTTTCTCCGATTCAGATCGGTACTTCCGGCAAAACGAAGGACGGAATCGGCTTTCAGGTCGTGGGCAGAATTCAACAACGATACAGCCTGGGAACTTGGAACGAATGGCACGCGATTTCCCATGACGGAACTTCCATCTGGCTCGCGGAAGCCCAAGGTCAGTTCATGATCACTCAGTTAAAACCCACCTCTCAAGATGAAATTTTTCCGGAACACGACGCGATTCAAAACTTGGACTCTCCTCCCGATGTTTATTTTATTTCCTCGAGAACTTCCAAACAACCTCTGAGAGCCGGCGATACTCTTGATATCGATAAAGAAACTTGGATGATCCGAGAAATCGGAGTCGCTACTTGTGTCGCCGGAGAGGGCGAATTGCCGGTCGGGTTTCGAACCGGAACCACATCGGTTCTTCTGGATCTGGCAAACGATCAGGGCTGGTTTGCTACATTAGATTATTCTCATTTTCCTCCTTTGTATTTTCGGGGAATGATCTACAATTTTGATCAGATTCAATTTATCAATCTCAGAGATCCGAAAGCGTTTATCGGTTTTCAAAAAGTGGAGCAGGCAAAGGCGATTCAATGTTTGGGTTGCGGCGCTTCTTTGAGTCAAAGAAGTCCCGATTTTTCAAAATCCGTCGGCTGCGAATATTGTGGAACCGTGATGGACACGAGCAAAGACGAGCTCAAGATTCTTTCCAAATTTCAAGAAGTCATCAAAGACAAAGTATTTCTTCCCCCCGGAACCAAACTCGCACTCAAGGGAAAGGAATGCGAGGTATTGGGAGTCGTTAAAAAATCCGTCCATGCGGACGGCCAAATTTTTCCTTGGACCGAATACCTTCTGCATTTCACCGGCGGGTATTACTGGCTGAATGAAACGAACGGACACTGGACGATTTTCGAACCGGTTCCTTTTATTCCGAGAACGATCCCAGGCTCGTATCCTCCCAAAAAGAACTTTCAAAAAGAAGAATACAAATTGTTCAATTCTTCAAATGCGAGAACCGATTTTGCGTTTGGAGAATTTTACTACAAGATTCATGCGGGTGATAGCGCCGAACTCGCCGACTTTATCGCGCCTCCGAAGATGCTTTCCTCCGAAAAAACCAAAAATGAAATTTTTTGGTCCATCGGAGAATACGTAACAGTCGACGATCTCAAAAAATCGATCCAAGGAGAAGTGGAACTTCCTGCTCCGGAAGGAATCGGCGCGGCACAACCGAATCCTTTTACAAAATTAAGAAAACGGAATGTAAAAATCGCAACCTGGCTTTCGGCGATTATGCTCGTGATTCAAATCGGTTTTTGCATGAATTCCCAAGACAAGGAAGTTTTTTCAAAAGAATATTCGTATGTTCGAAACCCCGTTCCGGGAGGAACTACGGATTTTTCGTTTGTAACCGAAACGTTCCGGATGGAAGGGAATTCAAGACAAAATGTTCAGATCAAAATAAACGTTCCCGCTCTTTCCAATCATTATATCTATTATTCCCTGGCTTTGATCAACACACAGACCGACATCGCATACGACACCGGTTTGGAAGTCAGTTATTACGAAGGTGTGGACGACGGAGAAAGTTGGACGGAAGGAGATAGATCCGCAGATGTGATCATCGGAGAGGTCCCTCCGGGGGAATATTATCTCAGGATAGAATCCGAATCCGATTTTCAAAGAGGAAAAGGAACCGATACGACCCTTAGCATTCGAAGAGACGTGGATCAGTCGATGTATTACTTTCTCTTTTTAATTATGATCTGGTTACCGGTTCCGTATTCTTTATTTAGAAGTTTTTCCTTTGAAACTTCGCGAAATGAGAACAGCGATTTTGCGCCGAGTAGCTCGTCTGATTCGGATGACGACGATTCCTCTTACAGTGAGGATTGA